The Cyclobacterium amurskyense genome contains the following window.
TATGGGCAGTACACCTTTGATTCTTCTTAACTTACCATCCAAAGCCAGTTCTCCCATGATCACGTATTTCTCCATCTCAGGGAAAACGACTTGCTCAGAAGCCTGCATAATTCCAATAGCTATTGGAAGGTCATAAGACGATCCTTCCTTTTTAATGTCAGCGGGTGCCAAGTTTATAACTACCTTTTGTCTTGGCATCCTGTAACCATAATATTTAAGGGCTGACTCTACTCTTTGCTGACTTTCTTTCACTGCACTATCAGGAAGACCTACCATAAAAAAACTTGTCCCCTGACCTACATTTACTTCAATGGTGATCAACTTGGCATCTACACCTGAGACTGCACTACCAAAAGTTTTCGCTACCATTCTTAAAAGCTTTTTATGAAAATGAAAAATCCATACCCACTCATCGAACAAATTGACTATTTAAAATTCTCTCTTGGTTTGATGGAAGATGGCTCAACGTCATCCTGTGATACTTCTGGTTTCTTAACTATTTGATCTGCTTTCATTCCTCTCTCAAGATCAAACACCATGGCTTTAAGGTCCTTTTTTTCTAATTCGACTTTCTTAATCCGGCTGTTTAGACTACTGGTATATCCCCAACTCGTCCCCCAAGTAATCAGGTAGATAACCAAGCCTGCCAATAACCAGGAAACAACTTCACTGGTCATTGGAATACTACTCCACATTTTCTCATAGGTGAGAAAATAAACCAGTCCTATACCGAAAAACAAAGCTGTTAAAAGCTGAAATATGCTGTTAATTTTTTTCATAACATGTTTTATAAGGGTTTCTTTACACAATATACTAAACAGACTGCATTTGAGAAAGTTTATTATACAATCCTCCTTTTTGAATCAATTCCTCATGACTACCCCTTTCTACAATACTTCCGCCCTCTATTACCAAGATCTCATCTGCATGTTGAATTGTACTCAATCTATGGGCAATGACCAAAGAAGTTCTGTTTTGCATTAAGTTAGACAATGCCTCTTGTACCAACCTCTCTGATGCTGAATCAAGTGCGGATGTTGCTTCATCTAAAATTAAAATTTCCGGATTTTTTAACACTGCCCGGGCTATGCTTACTCTTTGCCTTTGTCCTCCAGACAACTTGCCTCCCCTTTCGCCTATATTTGTCTCATAGCCCTGCTCGAGATCCATAATAAAATCATGAGCATTGGCGATTTTAGCAGCTTCCTGAACTTTCTCCAAGGACACACCTTCCATACCAAAGGCAATATTATTGAAAACGCTGTCATTAAAAAGAATCGACTCTTGCGTTACTATTCCCATTAATTTCCTAACATCTCCGATTTTATAAGTACTCAATCCAACACCATCAATTTTAATTTCCCCTTTGGTAGGATCATAAAACCTAGGTAACAAATCCGCTAAAGTGGACTTCCCTCCTCCCGATGGCCCCACCAAGGCAATGGTACGGCCTTTCTTTAATTCAAAATTTATATTATTCAATACAGCTGCCTCCTGATAGGCAAAAGCCACATTATCAAAAACTACTGAATCCGTAAATACATTCAAAGACTTGGCATCTGGGCCATCTTCGATCAAAGGTTTGGTATCCACTACTGCAAAAATTCTACGGGCCGACGCCAAACCTCGCTGTATACTACTTAGTGCCCTAGAGATTTCTTTGGCCGGGTTCAATACTTGGGTAAATAGAATAATGTAGGCAATAAATTCACTCGCACTTAATGAGGAAGTATTGTTAAGGACTAGATTCCCTCCATAAAGCAAGATCCCAGCGACCACTGAAACCCCTAAAAACTGGCTTATGGGTGAAGCTAGTTCATTTTTTCTAGCCATTGACACATTTACCCTTGCATAGTAATTCGTCTCAGATTCAAATTTATCCTGAACAAATTTTCTCGCTCCAAATGCCTTGACCACACGCATGCCTCCGATTGTTTCATCAAGGATATTGACTATCCTCCCTAATGACTCCTGACTTTGCTCTGCTTTTTTCCTAAGTTTCTTCGTAATATAACCGATGATCGCTCCAGACACAGGGATCAACAAGATCGTAAATAAGGTAAGTTGGTAGGACATGAAAAACAATACCCCGAAGTAAAGAATAATGGTCACCGGTTCTTTGAAAATCACCCTCAGAGACTGTACAATACTGTTTTCAACCTCTTGAATATCATTGGTCATTTTACTTATCAAATCTCCTTTCCTCTCATCGGAAAAATAACCGAGATGCATATTACTTACTGCATCAAAAATATGCACCCGCATACCTTGGA
Protein-coding sequences here:
- a CDS encoding DUF485 domain-containing protein, which translates into the protein MKKINSIFQLLTALFFGIGLVYFLTYEKMWSSIPMTSEVVSWLLAGLVIYLITWGTSWGYTSSLNSRIKKVELEKKDLKAMVFDLERGMKADQIVKKPEVSQDDVEPSSIKPRENFK
- a CDS encoding ABC transporter ATP-binding protein: MNTYLRILAYARPYRRYFPTYISYALLAIVFGLLNFTLLKPLFDVIFEQVGKDELQVYANKPDFSFSVNYFMHLFNHYFLQVADTYGRFGTLAYVCIIIVISVFLSNLFAYLSGVVLAKVRADIIQGMRVHIFDAVSNMHLGYFSDERKGDLISKMTNDIQEVENSIVQSLRVIFKEPVTIILYFGVLFFMSYQLTLFTILLIPVSGAIIGYITKKLRKKAEQSQESLGRIVNILDETIGGMRVVKAFGARKFVQDKFESETNYYARVNVSMARKNELASPISQFLGVSVVAGILLYGGNLVLNNTSSLSASEFIAYIILFTQVLNPAKEISRALSSIQRGLASARRIFAVVDTKPLIEDGPDAKSLNVFTDSVVFDNVAFAYQEAAVLNNINFELKKGRTIALVGPSGGGKSTLADLLPRFYDPTKGEIKIDGVGLSTYKIGDVRKLMGIVTQESILFNDSVFNNIAFGMEGVSLEKVQEAAKIANAHDFIMDLEQGYETNIGERGGKLSGGQRQRVSIARAVLKNPEILILDEATSALDSASERLVQEALSNLMQNRTSLVIAHRLSTIQHADEILVIEGGSIVERGSHEELIQKGGLYNKLSQMQSV